A window of the Synechococcus sp. LTW-R genome harbors these coding sequences:
- a CDS encoding ferredoxin:protochlorophyllide reductase (ATP-dependent) subunit N produces MVSSSVASSTLPPPLKESGQREVFCGLTSIVWLHRRMPDAFFLVVGSRTCAHLIQSAAGVMIFAEPRFGTAILGERDLAGLADANEELDRLVAQLLERRPEIRTLFLVGSCPSEVIKLDLAKASERLNQQHAGRVTVINYTGSGIETTFTQGEDSALQALVPLMPKSDQPQLLIAGTLADAVEDRLVGLFQKLGIERVASLPPRRSTELPAVGPGTQLLLAQPYLSGTARALVDRGASLIEAPYPFGVEGSRDWMAAAARACGVDQAQIDAVLDPLVERGRRALAPHREVLEGKRLFLLPDSQLEPALARFLARECGMELVEVGTPYLDRQLMAEELARLPEGTQLSEGQHVDNQLQRVREARPDLVVCGLGLANPLEAEGMATKWSIELVFSPIHGIDQAGDLAELFARPLRRRGALQFS; encoded by the coding sequence ATGGTCAGTAGCTCAGTGGCTTCATCAACCTTGCCGCCACCGCTGAAGGAAAGCGGTCAGCGGGAGGTGTTCTGCGGCCTGACATCGATTGTCTGGCTGCACCGCCGCATGCCGGATGCCTTCTTTCTGGTGGTGGGCTCACGCACCTGCGCCCACCTGATCCAGAGCGCCGCCGGGGTGATGATTTTTGCGGAGCCCCGCTTTGGTACAGCGATCCTTGGCGAGCGGGATCTGGCTGGTTTGGCCGATGCCAACGAGGAGTTGGATCGCCTCGTGGCGCAACTGCTGGAGCGTCGCCCCGAGATCCGCACCTTGTTCCTTGTGGGGAGCTGCCCGAGCGAGGTGATCAAGTTGGATCTCGCCAAAGCCTCCGAGCGGCTGAATCAGCAGCACGCCGGACGGGTGACGGTGATCAACTACACGGGCAGTGGCATTGAGACCACCTTTACCCAAGGGGAGGACAGCGCCCTGCAGGCGCTCGTTCCCCTGATGCCCAAGAGCGATCAGCCGCAGTTGTTGATCGCGGGAACCCTGGCCGACGCGGTTGAGGACCGGTTGGTGGGTCTGTTCCAGAAGCTCGGCATCGAGCGGGTGGCGAGCTTGCCCCCCCGCCGCTCCACCGAGCTCCCTGCGGTGGGTCCGGGGACCCAATTGCTGTTGGCCCAGCCCTATCTCTCCGGAACGGCGCGGGCCCTGGTGGATCGCGGCGCGAGCTTGATCGAGGCGCCCTATCCCTTTGGGGTCGAGGGCAGCCGGGACTGGATGGCCGCGGCGGCAAGGGCCTGCGGTGTCGATCAGGCCCAGATCGATGCCGTGCTGGATCCCCTGGTGGAGCGGGGGCGGCGCGCCTTGGCTCCCCACCGGGAGGTGTTGGAGGGCAAACGTCTCTTCCTGCTGCCCGATTCCCAGCTGGAGCCGGCCTTGGCCCGGTTCCTCGCGCGGGAGTGCGGCATGGAGCTGGTGGAGGTGGGCACCCCCTATCTCGATCGTCAGTTGATGGCCGAAGAACTGGCGCGTCTGCCCGAGGGCACCCAGCTCAGTGAGGGACAGCACGTGGACAACCAATTGCAGCGGGTGCGTGAGGCGCGTCCCGACTTGGTGGTCTGTGGCTTAGGCCTGGCCAATCCCCTTGAGGCTGAGGGGATGGCGACCAAGTGGTCGATCGAGTTGGTCTTCAGCCCCATCCACGGCATTGATCAGGCTGGTGATCTGGCCGAACTCTTTGCCCGTCCCCTGCGTCGCCGCGGCGCGCTGCAGTTCTCCTGA
- a CDS encoding ferredoxin:protochlorophyllide reductase (ATP-dependent) subunit B: MELTLWTYEGPPHVGAMRIAASMEGVHYVLHAPQGDTYADLLFTMIERRDRRPPVTYTTFQARDLGGDTAELVKRSIADAVERFQPEALLVGESCTAELIQDQPGALAAGMDLGGIPMVNLELPAYSKKENWGAAETFYQLVRNLLKPQLPAPGAPKLDPTRWRAENRRPRVNLLGPSLLGFRCRDDVRELTQLLAGYGIDVTVVAPLGARPADLLRIPTADANLNLYPEVSGSVCSWLERQFGLPAVKTVPIGIGATVDFLRELHGVLGLELPAELQAERQSRLPWYSRSVDSTYLTGKRVFVFADGTHAIAAARIASRELGFEVVGLGTYSREMAREVRALAAELGLEALITDDYLAVEAAMAEAAPELVLGTQMERHSAKRLGVPCAVISSPLHVQDVPARYAPQMGWEGANVIFDSWVHPLMMGLEEHLIGMFRHDFEFVDGHRSHLGDGAPAAPAVEEPAPVAVAVAGGSLSWSADGEAELAKIPFFVRGKVRKNTEAYAREQGLAVIDSEALYEAKAHFSR, encoded by the coding sequence ATGGAACTCACGCTCTGGACCTACGAAGGCCCCCCGCACGTCGGGGCCATGCGCATCGCCGCCTCCATGGAGGGGGTGCACTACGTCCTCCATGCGCCGCAGGGTGACACCTATGCCGATTTGCTGTTCACGATGATTGAGCGGCGGGATCGCCGTCCGCCCGTCACGTATACGACCTTCCAGGCCCGGGACCTCGGCGGTGACACGGCGGAGTTGGTGAAACGCTCCATCGCCGATGCGGTCGAACGGTTTCAGCCCGAGGCTCTGCTTGTGGGTGAGAGCTGCACGGCGGAGTTGATCCAGGACCAGCCCGGGGCCTTAGCGGCTGGCATGGATCTCGGCGGGATTCCGATGGTCAATCTGGAGTTGCCGGCCTACTCCAAGAAGGAGAACTGGGGGGCTGCGGAGACCTTCTACCAACTGGTCCGCAACCTGCTCAAGCCCCAGTTGCCCGCCCCTGGTGCGCCCAAGCTGGACCCCACCCGCTGGCGCGCCGAGAACCGTCGTCCCCGGGTCAATCTCCTTGGCCCCTCGCTCTTGGGGTTCCGCTGCCGCGATGACGTTCGCGAACTGACGCAGCTGCTGGCGGGCTACGGCATCGATGTGACCGTCGTCGCTCCCCTCGGTGCCCGGCCCGCGGATCTGCTGCGCATCCCCACGGCCGATGCCAACTTGAACCTCTACCCCGAGGTGTCCGGTTCGGTCTGCAGCTGGCTGGAGCGCCAGTTCGGTCTACCGGCGGTCAAGACCGTTCCGATCGGCATCGGTGCCACGGTGGACTTCCTGCGGGAGTTGCATGGCGTCTTGGGCCTCGAGCTGCCCGCTGAACTCCAGGCCGAGCGCCAGTCCCGCTTGCCCTGGTATTCCCGTTCCGTCGATTCCACCTATCTGACCGGGAAACGGGTGTTCGTCTTTGCCGATGGCACCCATGCCATTGCGGCCGCCCGGATCGCCAGTCGCGAGCTGGGTTTCGAAGTGGTCGGCTTGGGCACCTACAGCCGCGAGATGGCCCGGGAGGTCAGGGCGCTGGCGGCTGAGTTGGGGCTCGAAGCCTTGATCACCGATGACTACCTCGCGGTGGAAGCGGCCATGGCCGAGGCGGCACCGGAGTTGGTGCTGGGGACCCAGATGGAGCGCCACAGCGCCAAGCGTCTTGGGGTCCCCTGCGCGGTGATTAGTTCCCCGCTGCATGTGCAGGACGTGCCGGCCCGCTACGCCCCGCAGATGGGTTGGGAGGGGGCCAACGTCATCTTCGACAGTTGGGTCCACCCCTTGATGATGGGCCTGGAGGAACACCTGATCGGCATGTTCCGCCATGACTTTGAGTTCGTGGACGGCCATCGCAGTCACCTGGGGGATGGTGCTCCCGCTGCCCCAGCGGTTGAGGAACCGGCTCCGGTGGCGGTCGCCGTTGCTGGGGGCAGCCTGAGTTGGAGTGCCGACGGCGAGGCGGAACTGGCGAAGATCCCATTCTTCGTGCGCGGCAAGGTCCGCAAAAACACCGAGGCCTATGCCCGGGAGCAGGGGCTGGCTGTGATCGACAGCGAAGCCTTGTATGAAGCGAAGGCCCACTTCAGCCGCTAG
- a CDS encoding TrkA family potassium uptake protein, whose amino-acid sequence MNQWWQWSAESGVRRGSFAVIGVGRFGSSVCSELLQSGAEVLAIDSNQRAIDELRQIDPAIEARVVDCTDEEALRAAGVLDMETVVVAMSEPLEASVTATLICKDSEGSRVKQVIARATSDIHMKMLKRVGADRVVFPSKMMGQRLGMELVRPNLLEQLRLDDRSSIEEIKVPEVFVGHSLRDLNLRKHYNVNVLAAGPAGELHVNPPASHVLADGELLVVMGSEDSLRALPAS is encoded by the coding sequence GTGAATCAGTGGTGGCAGTGGAGCGCTGAATCCGGGGTCCGCCGCGGCAGCTTTGCCGTGATCGGAGTCGGACGCTTCGGCTCTTCAGTCTGCTCGGAATTGCTGCAGTCCGGCGCTGAGGTGTTGGCGATTGATTCCAACCAACGCGCCATCGACGAGCTGCGCCAGATCGATCCCGCGATCGAAGCGCGGGTGGTGGACTGCACCGATGAAGAGGCCCTGCGGGCCGCCGGGGTGCTGGACATGGAGACGGTGGTGGTCGCCATGAGCGAACCGCTGGAGGCCAGCGTCACCGCAACCTTGATCTGCAAGGACTCCGAAGGCAGCCGCGTGAAGCAGGTGATCGCCCGGGCCACGAGCGACATCCACATGAAGATGCTCAAGCGGGTTGGTGCAGACCGCGTCGTCTTCCCTTCAAAAATGATGGGTCAGCGCCTGGGGATGGAGCTGGTGCGGCCGAACCTGCTGGAGCAATTGCGATTGGATGACCGCAGCAGCATCGAAGAGATCAAGGTTCCCGAGGTCTTTGTGGGCCATTCCCTGCGGGATCTCAACCTGCGCAAGCACTACAACGTCAATGTGCTGGCGGCGGGCCCGGCGGGTGAGCTGCATGTGAACCCCCCGGCGTCCCATGTCTTGGCGGACGGGGAGCTGCTGGTGGTGATGGGCTCTGAGGACTCCCTGCGGGCGCTGCCGGCCAGCTGA
- a CDS encoding CRR6 family NdhI maturation factor, producing the protein MVSGLAPGSTVSISAQQVQDQSLEPLQPWFALDPKDLLQASGSLSLVFDWPRSAEDPRELSEITELRLWSLRADALCPWLPLLLERSSGQLTRHVAMLLPHQFSRTEGIRFAPDSLELWMTHRLFLLDHWSRGYGLNCRGNLEQMAAVLGFELDGSFWTDH; encoded by the coding sequence TTGGTGTCTGGTCTGGCTCCTGGCAGCACGGTGTCGATTTCGGCGCAACAGGTTCAAGACCAGAGCCTCGAGCCTCTGCAGCCTTGGTTTGCCCTGGATCCCAAGGACCTGCTGCAGGCCAGCGGCAGTCTCAGCCTGGTCTTCGATTGGCCGCGCTCGGCCGAGGATCCGCGCGAGCTCTCTGAAATCACGGAGCTGCGCCTCTGGAGCCTGCGGGCTGATGCCCTCTGTCCTTGGCTACCGCTCCTGCTCGAGCGCAGCAGTGGTCAGTTGACCCGTCACGTGGCCATGCTGCTGCCCCATCAATTCAGCCGCACTGAAGGGATTCGCTTTGCTCCAGACAGCCTGGAGCTCTGGATGACCCATCGCCTCTTTCTGCTCGATCACTGGTCCCGGGGATACGGCCTCAACTGCCGGGGCAACCTGGAGCAGATGGCGGCAGTGCTTGGTTTTGAGTTGGACGGCAGCTTCTGGACAGACCACTAG
- the folE gene encoding GTP cyclohydrolase I has product MTSTLPSSIPGQLAPVSRRIRERLESAGVPFLANDNIAEHLKDGELDQLEIEVAGKVRELLRSLVIDIDNDHNTEETAERVARMYLHEVFKGRYHPQPKIASFPNVKKLDEIYTVGPITVRSACSHHLVPILGNCWIGIKPGERVIGLSKFSRVADWVFSRPHIQEEAVMILADEIERLCEPQGLAILVKAQHYCMKWRGVKEPQTSMVNSVVRGDFRHDASLKAEFFELVKQQESMLG; this is encoded by the coding sequence ATGACTTCAACCCTGCCCTCGAGTATTCCCGGTCAGCTGGCCCCCGTGAGCCGGCGCATCCGCGAACGCCTCGAGTCTGCTGGCGTCCCCTTCCTGGCGAACGACAACATCGCCGAGCACCTCAAGGACGGTGAACTCGATCAACTGGAAATCGAGGTCGCCGGCAAGGTGCGCGAGCTGCTGCGCAGCTTGGTGATCGATATCGATAACGACCACAACACCGAGGAAACGGCGGAGCGTGTGGCCCGCATGTACCTCCATGAGGTGTTCAAGGGTCGTTATCACCCTCAACCCAAGATTGCAAGCTTCCCCAACGTCAAAAAGCTCGATGAGATCTACACCGTGGGGCCCATCACGGTGCGCTCAGCCTGCTCCCATCACCTGGTCCCGATCCTGGGCAATTGCTGGATCGGCATCAAACCCGGCGAGCGCGTGATTGGCCTCTCCAAGTTCTCCCGCGTGGCCGACTGGGTCTTCTCCCGTCCCCACATCCAGGAGGAAGCGGTGATGATCCTGGCCGACGAGATCGAGCGTCTCTGCGAACCCCAGGGCCTGGCCATCCTCGTGAAGGCGCAGCACTACTGCATGAAGTGGCGCGGTGTGAAGGAGCCCCAGACCAGCATGGTGAACTCCGTCGTCCGCGGCGACTTCCGCCACGACGCCAGCCTCAAAGCGGAGTTCTTTGAACTGGTCAAACAGCAGGAGTCGATGCTGGGCTAA
- a CDS encoding site-2 protease family protein yields MGEGWQLMRIRGIPLRIHPSWFLILALATVAFQQQYSQQFAAQTQEPWLWAIGLLTALLLFLSVLLHELGHSLVALSQGVKVRSITLFLLGGVASVERECPTAMGSFWVAAAGPLVSLVLSALLLLSSHSASHASPLLGAMVSELGGLNLILALFNLLPGLPLDGGLILKALVWQFTGSQRKGVQVATASGKVLAFTAIGLGAFLLLRGAGVAGIWLMLLGWFGLGAARNQSQMLALQGVLRRLQVKDAAQRRFRVLEADTSLRDLSRIRLNDENGLADWLLVCDRGRWKGFITDAPLQTLPVQRWDEECIGDHLQPLDQLPMIRDNTPLWQAILQLDQPEVNRLLVLGPAGLPSGTLERPELAERVLKELGVRLPLPILEAARRQGVYPLGMMLPPVARTIESNPEA; encoded by the coding sequence GTGGGGGAAGGCTGGCAACTGATGCGGATCCGGGGCATCCCCCTGCGCATTCACCCCAGCTGGTTTCTGATCTTGGCCCTGGCCACAGTGGCCTTCCAACAGCAGTACAGCCAGCAATTCGCCGCCCAAACCCAGGAGCCCTGGCTCTGGGCCATTGGCCTCCTCACCGCGCTGCTGCTCTTCCTCTCGGTGCTGCTCCATGAGCTGGGGCACTCCCTGGTGGCCCTCAGCCAAGGGGTCAAGGTCCGCAGCATCACCCTCTTCCTCCTCGGCGGGGTGGCGAGTGTGGAGCGGGAATGCCCGACGGCCATGGGCTCCTTCTGGGTCGCCGCCGCTGGGCCGCTGGTGAGCCTGGTGCTCTCCGCCCTACTGCTGCTCAGCAGCCACAGCGCCAGCCATGCCTCCCCCCTGCTGGGGGCCATGGTCAGCGAATTGGGGGGCCTAAATCTGATCCTGGCCCTCTTCAACCTGTTGCCTGGACTGCCCCTGGACGGCGGCCTGATCCTCAAGGCCCTGGTCTGGCAGTTCACCGGCAGCCAGCGCAAGGGAGTCCAGGTCGCCACCGCCAGCGGCAAGGTGCTCGCCTTCACGGCCATCGGCCTGGGGGCCTTCCTGCTGCTGCGGGGGGCCGGGGTCGCTGGGATTTGGTTGATGCTGCTGGGCTGGTTCGGCCTGGGGGCGGCCCGCAATCAATCGCAGATGCTGGCGCTGCAGGGCGTCCTGAGGCGCCTGCAGGTCAAGGATGCGGCGCAACGGCGCTTCCGGGTGCTCGAGGCCGACACCAGCCTGCGGGATCTGAGCCGGATTCGACTGAACGACGAGAACGGACTCGCCGATTGGTTGCTGGTCTGTGATCGGGGCCGCTGGAAGGGCTTCATCACCGATGCCCCGCTGCAGACCCTGCCCGTTCAGCGCTGGGATGAGGAGTGCATCGGCGACCACCTGCAGCCGCTCGATCAGCTCCCGATGATCCGCGACAACACCCCGCTTTGGCAGGCGATCCTCCAGCTCGACCAGCCCGAGGTGAATCGCCTCTTGGTGCTCGGTCCCGCGGGGCTACCCAGTGGGACCCTGGAGCGCCCCGAACTGGCGGAACGGGTGCTCAAGGAACTGGGGGTCCGCCTCCCTCTACCCATCCTCGAGGCGGCACGGCGCCAGGGCGTCTACCCCCTGGGGATGATGCTGCCGCCGGTGGCACGCACCATCGAGAGCAATCCCGAGGCTTAA
- a CDS encoding phosphoribosylanthranilate isomerase, whose translation MTVRPDSPLGYKPWLKVCGLRTPEQASAVAALGVDAIGVIAVEASPRWLAPETRPALFAAVHQASSRCLGVLVVSDPSDAELPVLGPAGGHQVLQLHGQETPERCLQLRNALGPDLLLWKALRIRQPEDLQRAVDYGSVVDGLLLDAWVPDQLGGTGHRIPIEWLNGFEPPLPWWLAGGLTPERVAPALEALQAQPPSGLDVSSGVERAPGDKDLAKVQQLVAALAPFRQDLSS comes from the coding sequence ATGACGGTGCGTCCAGATTCTCCGCTTGGGTACAAGCCTTGGTTGAAGGTCTGTGGCTTGCGCACGCCTGAGCAGGCCAGCGCCGTGGCCGCCCTGGGAGTGGATGCCATCGGCGTCATCGCTGTGGAGGCCTCACCCCGTTGGTTGGCGCCCGAGACCAGACCGGCGTTGTTTGCCGCGGTCCATCAGGCCTCCAGCCGTTGTCTTGGCGTCCTGGTGGTGTCCGACCCCAGTGATGCGGAGCTGCCCGTTCTTGGCCCCGCAGGAGGGCATCAGGTGTTGCAGCTCCATGGTCAGGAGACCCCTGAGCGTTGCCTGCAGTTGCGGAACGCCCTAGGTCCCGATCTCCTCCTCTGGAAAGCACTCCGCATTCGGCAGCCCGAAGATCTGCAGCGGGCCGTGGACTACGGCTCGGTGGTTGATGGCTTGCTGCTGGATGCCTGGGTGCCCGATCAGCTCGGGGGGACCGGCCATCGCATCCCCATCGAATGGCTCAACGGATTTGAGCCCCCGCTCCCCTGGTGGCTGGCGGGTGGTTTGACCCCCGAGCGCGTCGCCCCAGCCCTGGAGGCGCTGCAGGCTCAGCCGCCCTCTGGGCTGGATGTCTCTAGTGGGGTGGAGCGAGCCCCCGGGGATAAGGACCTCGCCAAAGTGCAGCAGCTGGTGGCCGCGTTGGCTCCCTTTCGCCAGGATTTGAGCAGTTAG
- a CDS encoding protochlorophyllide reductase, giving the protein MTASSDSRSTNLPNPGSRAGAVLVTGTTSGVGLNAVKALTDRGWTVVTANRDPIRAGAAADSLGIPNVKLHHIRMDLGDLDSVRVGVETLINSLGFGLDALVINAAVYKPRLKEPERSPQGYELSMATNHLGHFLLIQMLLPQLQASQHPSKRVVILGTVTANSKELGGKIPIPAPADLGDLSGFKAGFKAPIAMANGKAFKPGKAYKDSKLCNMITTQELHRRLHQSTGIVFSSLYPGCVADTPLFRNTPRAFQKIFPWFQKNVTGGYVSQALAGERVAQVVADPGFGTSGVHWSWGNRQKQGGKQFSQELSDKASNPETAQGVWEESLKLVGLG; this is encoded by the coding sequence ATGACCGCCAGCAGCGACTCCCGTTCAACCAACCTTCCGAACCCGGGAAGCCGTGCCGGTGCGGTGCTGGTGACTGGCACCACCTCCGGAGTGGGACTCAATGCCGTGAAAGCCCTGACTGATCGGGGTTGGACGGTGGTGACGGCCAACCGCGATCCCATCCGGGCAGGAGCCGCCGCTGACTCCCTGGGCATCCCGAACGTCAAACTCCACCACATCCGCATGGATCTCGGAGACCTGGACAGTGTTCGGGTGGGCGTTGAGACCCTGATCAATTCGCTGGGATTCGGCCTCGATGCCCTGGTGATCAATGCGGCCGTCTACAAGCCCCGGCTGAAGGAGCCTGAACGCTCCCCCCAGGGCTATGAGCTCTCCATGGCCACCAACCACCTGGGGCACTTCCTGCTGATCCAGATGCTCTTGCCGCAGCTACAGGCATCGCAGCATCCCTCCAAGCGGGTGGTGATCCTGGGCACGGTGACCGCGAACTCCAAGGAACTCGGCGGCAAGATCCCCATTCCTGCACCCGCCGACCTTGGTGACCTGAGCGGCTTCAAGGCGGGGTTCAAGGCTCCGATCGCCATGGCCAATGGCAAAGCCTTCAAGCCCGGCAAGGCCTACAAGGACAGCAAGCTCTGCAACATGATCACGACCCAGGAGCTGCATCGGCGCCTGCACCAGTCCACCGGGATCGTCTTCAGCTCCCTCTACCCCGGCTGTGTTGCGGACACCCCCCTGTTCCGCAACACGCCCCGGGCCTTCCAAAAAATCTTCCCCTGGTTCCAGAAGAACGTGACCGGGGGCTACGTCAGCCAGGCCTTGGCCGGCGAACGGGTCGCCCAGGTTGTTGCCGATCCTGGCTTTGGCACATCGGGAGTGCACTGGAGCTGGGGCAATCGCCAGAAACAGGGCGGCAAACAGTTCAGCCAGGAGCTCTCCGACAAAGCCAGTAACCCGGAGACCGCACAGGGGGTTTGGGAGGAATCGCTCAAATTGGTCGGCTTGGGGTAG
- a CDS encoding sulfite exporter TauE/SafE family protein, producing MRLAIAAGDAMPWELLPLLPLGLLAGLLSGLLGIGGGLVFSPLLLWIGLPPHQALATSTLAIVPTTMAGSLTHWRSGQVPRQAALAIGAGAACGGGLFSRVGHSLEGWQLLALQALMYGLLALVIAPKQDLGESRSSVPVPGLIGVGLVAGLSSGLLGVGGGLVMVPLMVRSLRLGVYLAIRLSTMAVFASSLVAAFTFWGDGRAQLLIGFVLGATAASAAQWSAAHLQKVSEQRLVGLIRLLCILLSVDVGRRALLLWL from the coding sequence ATGCGCCTTGCCATTGCAGCAGGCGACGCCATGCCCTGGGAGCTCCTGCCTCTGCTGCCCCTTGGCCTCTTGGCTGGATTGCTCTCGGGATTGCTCGGCATCGGCGGCGGACTGGTGTTCTCGCCGCTGCTGCTCTGGATTGGACTGCCGCCCCATCAGGCTCTCGCCACCAGCACCCTGGCCATCGTTCCCACCACGATGGCGGGAAGCCTGACCCACTGGCGCAGCGGTCAGGTCCCCAGACAAGCCGCCCTGGCGATCGGCGCGGGGGCCGCCTGTGGGGGCGGACTCTTCAGCCGGGTGGGCCACAGCCTGGAGGGTTGGCAACTCCTGGCGTTGCAGGCCCTGATGTACGGGCTACTGGCCCTGGTGATTGCACCCAAACAGGACCTTGGCGAGAGCCGCAGCAGCGTGCCCGTGCCCGGCCTGATCGGCGTCGGCCTGGTGGCGGGGCTCTCCAGCGGCCTACTCGGGGTTGGTGGCGGGCTCGTGATGGTGCCGCTAATGGTGCGCAGCCTGCGGCTGGGGGTCTACCTCGCGATCCGGCTCAGCACGATGGCGGTCTTTGCCTCGTCCCTGGTGGCTGCCTTCACGTTTTGGGGTGACGGCAGGGCGCAACTGCTGATCGGCTTCGTCCTTGGGGCCACGGCCGCTTCAGCCGCCCAATGGTCAGCCGCTCACCTGCAGAAGGTCTCCGAGCAACGCCTGGTGGGGCTGATCCGACTGCTCTGCATCCTGCTGTCCGTTGATGTGGGCCGTCGGGCCCTGCTGCTCTGGCTCTGA
- the bchL gene encoding ferredoxin:protochlorophyllide reductase (ATP-dependent) iron-sulfur ATP-binding protein encodes MTTTLKRPDGEGSVQVHQDPSVNIEEGALVIAVYGKGGIGKSTTSSNLSAAFSKLGKRVLQIGCDPKHDSTFTLTKQMVPTVIDILEGVDFHTEELRPEDFVFDGFNGVQCVESGGPPAGTGCGGYVTGQTVKLLKEHHLLEDTDVVIFDVLGDVVCGGFAAPLQHANYCLIVTANDFDSIFAMNRIIAAIQAKAKNYKVRLGGVVANRSRDTDQIDRFNERVGMKTMAHFPDLDAIRRSRLKKCTIFEMESTPEVEAVQNEYLRLAQSMLDSVEPLEAESLKDREIFDLLGFD; translated from the coding sequence ATGACCACCACGCTCAAGCGCCCCGACGGTGAGGGCAGCGTTCAGGTTCATCAAGATCCCTCGGTGAACATCGAAGAGGGGGCGTTGGTCATTGCGGTCTATGGCAAGGGCGGCATTGGCAAAAGCACCACCAGCTCGAATCTTTCAGCGGCCTTCTCGAAGCTGGGCAAACGGGTGCTTCAAATCGGCTGTGATCCCAAGCACGACAGCACCTTCACGCTGACCAAGCAGATGGTGCCGACGGTGATCGACATCCTCGAAGGGGTGGATTTTCACACCGAGGAACTACGGCCAGAGGACTTCGTGTTTGATGGCTTCAATGGGGTGCAATGCGTGGAGTCCGGTGGCCCTCCGGCCGGTACCGGCTGCGGTGGTTATGTGACCGGGCAGACCGTCAAATTGCTGAAGGAGCATCACCTTCTGGAAGACACCGACGTGGTGATCTTTGATGTCCTCGGTGATGTCGTCTGCGGTGGTTTTGCGGCACCTCTGCAACACGCCAACTACTGCTTGATCGTCACAGCGAATGATTTTGATTCGATCTTTGCGATGAATCGGATCATTGCCGCGATTCAAGCCAAGGCCAAGAACTACAAGGTGCGCCTCGGTGGGGTTGTGGCCAACCGCAGCCGTGACACCGATCAAATCGATCGCTTCAACGAACGGGTGGGCATGAAGACCATGGCCCATTTCCCGGACCTCGATGCGATCCGCCGCTCCCGTCTGAAGAAGTGCACGATCTTTGAGATGGAATCCACCCCTGAAGTGGAGGCGGTTCAAAACGAATATCTGCGGCTCGCCCAGTCGATGCTGGACAGCGTGGAGCCCCTGGAGGCCGAATCGCTCAAGGACCGCGAGATCTTCGATCTGCTCGGCTTCGACTGA
- a CDS encoding lipoate--protein ligase family protein — translation MTWRWIPPLTADGQRQMAIDRWMLAQQSGGQASPMLRLYRWSQPTLSLGRHQRQIEPHWIALAEQGRLRLVRRPSGGRAVLHAGELTYALACRPRTTHRLTAYAEACQWLVAAFEALGVPLHFGSVKAAAAAQRGNCFASGTAADLVQANGAKRIGSAQLWRGACLLQHGSVLLQPPSDLWREVFSSPAPALEPLPELAVMEALQRAARDHLCGGLLQHQELSPSEWGEIEGQGDPAALAL, via the coding sequence ATGACGTGGCGTTGGATTCCTCCGCTGACGGCTGACGGCCAACGCCAGATGGCCATCGATCGCTGGATGCTTGCCCAGCAGTCAGGCGGCCAGGCCTCCCCAATGCTTCGGCTGTACCGCTGGAGTCAGCCGACCCTGTCCCTTGGGCGGCATCAACGCCAGATCGAGCCCCACTGGATTGCCCTGGCGGAGCAGGGGCGGTTGCGCTTAGTCCGTCGTCCCAGCGGGGGGCGGGCGGTCCTGCATGCCGGAGAGCTGACCTATGCCTTGGCCTGCCGGCCGAGGACGACCCATCGGCTCACGGCCTACGCCGAGGCCTGTCAGTGGTTGGTCGCGGCCTTTGAGGCCTTGGGGGTGCCACTGCACTTCGGCTCCGTGAAGGCCGCGGCGGCGGCCCAACGGGGCAATTGTTTCGCCAGCGGGACGGCCGCTGACTTGGTCCAGGCCAATGGCGCCAAGCGCATCGGCAGTGCCCAGCTCTGGCGTGGGGCCTGCCTGCTGCAGCACGGCAGTGTCTTGTTGCAGCCTCCCTCGGACCTTTGGCGGGAGGTCTTCTCCAGTCCGGCCCCAGCGCTGGAGCCCCTGCCTGAATTGGCGGTGATGGAGGCGTTGCAGCGGGCCGCGCGCGATCACCTCTGTGGCGGCCTGCTGCAACACCAAGAGTTGAGCCCATCGGAGTGGGGGGAGATTGAGGGGCAGGGCGACCCGGCCGCCCTCGCGCTTTAA
- the psaM gene encoding photosystem I reaction center subunit XII gives MSLTQAEVLIALVVAAHAGVLAVRLAASLYRA, from the coding sequence ATGTCCCTCACCCAGGCTGAAGTTCTGATTGCCCTGGTGGTGGCCGCCCACGCTGGCGTGCTCGCAGTGCGTCTCGCCGCCAGCCTCTATCGCGCCTGA